One part of the Anaeromyxobacter sp. Fw109-5 genome encodes these proteins:
- a CDS encoding sigma-54-dependent Fis family transcriptional regulator codes for MHVLPDATDRSSLRRRLDRAWERFLRDGELEGVRPEIARSWTRVRDLYRVDPALRRAPLDAGGEVLRRRGEDETFELARPVLAQLSARLGETGHALALLDAEGRVLSIGGDPHVVARLAELNLTPGASWREEVAGTNGAGTALAERRPVEVFASEHFVEAWHPWASAAAPIVAPGGELVGLVQVTGPWDTREPQGVVAAVAIAAAVEERLRARAELRDELVRHALRAARSSGDGVVAVDARGRVLAANDAARRRLAFEGGELPRSTRERIVAALHGSEATREDELTVEWPGAGDERRRVVCSVVAHERRPVGALLFAAAPAGRASRGAARQRLAARYGFEAILGGSARLRTALDLAEVAARNDLPVVLHGESGTGKELFAHGIHAGGARADEPFVALNCGAIPAALVEAELFGYEPGTFTGAQREGKAGRFEEADGGTLFLDEISELPPQAQTALLRVLQESEVVRLGGSAPRPVDVRIVAATNRRLYDQVETGRFRQDLYFRLNVLHVDIPPLRDRSEDVPLLARAFLREAEERMGRAGLELSEESKALLLAHPWPGNVRELRNVIMRAAAVASGARIEPADLRLGPARPAAAPARPAAPSPAVERPPQPLAAAEGEGPEREELVAALDASGWNIARTAASLGVSRMTLYRRLRKFGITR; via the coding sequence ATGCACGTACTCCCGGATGCAACAGACCGCTCGTCACTCCGGCGCCGCCTCGACCGCGCGTGGGAGCGCTTCTTGCGCGACGGCGAGCTGGAGGGCGTCCGGCCGGAGATCGCGCGCTCCTGGACGCGCGTCCGCGACCTCTACCGGGTGGATCCGGCGCTCCGCCGCGCCCCGCTCGACGCCGGCGGCGAGGTGCTGCGCCGCCGCGGCGAGGACGAGACGTTCGAGCTCGCGCGCCCCGTGCTCGCCCAGCTCTCGGCGAGGCTCGGGGAGACGGGGCACGCCCTCGCCCTCCTCGACGCGGAGGGGCGCGTGCTGTCGATCGGCGGCGACCCCCACGTCGTCGCGCGCCTCGCCGAGCTCAACCTCACCCCCGGGGCGAGCTGGCGCGAGGAGGTCGCGGGGACGAACGGCGCGGGGACGGCGCTCGCCGAGCGCCGCCCGGTGGAGGTCTTCGCGTCCGAGCACTTCGTCGAGGCGTGGCACCCGTGGGCGAGCGCGGCGGCCCCCATCGTCGCGCCCGGCGGTGAGCTCGTGGGGCTCGTCCAGGTCACCGGGCCGTGGGACACCCGGGAGCCGCAGGGGGTCGTGGCCGCGGTCGCGATCGCGGCGGCGGTGGAGGAGCGGCTCCGCGCCCGCGCGGAGCTGCGCGACGAGCTCGTCCGCCACGCGTTGCGGGCCGCGCGGAGCTCCGGCGACGGGGTGGTCGCGGTGGACGCGCGCGGCCGCGTGCTCGCCGCGAACGACGCCGCCCGGCGGCGGCTCGCCTTCGAGGGAGGCGAGCTGCCGCGGAGCACGCGGGAGCGGATCGTCGCCGCGCTGCACGGCTCCGAGGCGACCCGCGAGGACGAGCTCACGGTCGAGTGGCCGGGCGCGGGGGACGAGCGGCGGCGGGTGGTCTGCTCCGTGGTCGCGCACGAGCGGCGTCCGGTCGGCGCGCTCCTCTTCGCGGCGGCCCCGGCCGGGCGCGCGTCGCGCGGCGCGGCCAGGCAGCGGCTCGCGGCGCGCTACGGGTTCGAGGCGATCCTGGGAGGCTCCGCGCGGCTGCGGACCGCGCTCGATCTCGCCGAGGTCGCGGCGCGGAACGACCTGCCGGTGGTGCTCCACGGCGAGTCCGGCACGGGCAAGGAGCTGTTCGCGCACGGCATCCACGCCGGCGGCGCGCGCGCCGACGAGCCGTTCGTGGCCCTGAACTGCGGCGCCATCCCGGCCGCGCTCGTCGAGGCGGAGCTGTTCGGCTACGAGCCCGGGACCTTCACCGGCGCGCAGCGGGAGGGCAAGGCCGGGAGGTTCGAGGAGGCCGACGGCGGGACCCTCTTCCTCGACGAGATCAGCGAGCTCCCGCCGCAGGCGCAGACGGCGCTCCTGCGCGTGCTCCAGGAGTCGGAGGTGGTCCGCCTGGGCGGGAGCGCGCCCCGGCCCGTGGACGTGCGCATCGTGGCCGCCACGAACCGGCGGCTGTACGATCAGGTCGAGACCGGCCGGTTCCGCCAGGACCTCTACTTCCGCCTGAACGTGCTCCACGTGGACATCCCGCCGCTGCGCGACCGCAGCGAGGACGTGCCGCTCCTCGCGCGCGCGTTCCTGCGCGAAGCCGAGGAGCGCATGGGCCGCGCCGGGCTGGAGCTGTCGGAGGAGTCGAAGGCGCTGCTCCTCGCCCACCCGTGGCCGGGGAACGTCCGCGAGCTCAGGAACGTCATCATGCGCGCCGCCGCCGTGGCGTCGGGCGCGCGGATCGAGCCCGCCGATCTGCGGCTCGGCCCTGCGCGTCCGGCAGCCGCGCCGGCGCGCCCCGCGGCGCCCTCTCCCGCGGTCGAGCGCCCCCCGCAGCCGCTCGCGGCCGCCGAGGGGGAGGGACCGGAGCGGGAGGAGCTCGTCGCGGCGCTCGACGCGTCCGGCTGGAACATCGCGCGGACGGCGGCGTCGCTCGGCGTCTCGCGCATGACCCTCTACCGGCGCCTGCGGAAGTTCGGCATCACCCGCTAG
- a CDS encoding Cache 3/Cache 2 fusion domain-containing protein, whose translation MRTPGLDLRRKILLVALLPTALLVAAFLVVFAVQRSRIAGRVEASMGRLAEEGLSRAAHDLQTLCESAHRELWLQVPRSLRVARDQMERLGPLSFSSETVRWSAVNQLDRSAAEVVLPKLLLGGEWAGQNADPARPSLLVDRVRELVGAEATLFQRMNERGDMLRVATTVPDEKGARAIGTYIPAVDPDGGANPVVSTVLRGETYRGRARVIDRWYLSGYEPIRDASGRIAGMLFIGLRQDSLEGIRAGVAASRIGQTGAIHVLGASGNQRGKYLIPPPGHADGEDAWEARDARGEEYVQRVLRAAKEAEGGTVRLSYALRDGAGAPRERVAAVTYFAPWDWVIVAEMDRSEAVAALREVQSSLAASAVTVVGVGLLLLLASIWAARKAASRLAAPLEAMALAAERIAEGDVQQEVTYRSGDEVGRLAEAFRGTIRYIQEVARGAAAVARGDLSTPLVLRSDRDELTRSFQSAQSELRRLVEDAGALSQAAVEGRLTVRADPSRHQGDFRKVVEGVNATLSSLVGHLDAMPAPAMIVGTEFDIRYMNQTGASLLGRTQQELIGTKCYDSFRTGDCRTGRCAGGRAMAEGREVSSETEAHPEGLDLEIFYSAVPLRDGDGRVVGALEVVTDQTALRRGAAEDGGGRSEGPECRPCLVR comes from the coding sequence ATGCGAACGCCCGGACTCGATCTTCGCCGCAAGATCCTGCTCGTCGCCCTGCTCCCCACCGCGCTGCTCGTGGCCGCCTTCCTCGTCGTGTTCGCCGTGCAGCGCAGCCGCATCGCCGGCCGCGTCGAGGCGAGCATGGGGCGCCTCGCCGAGGAGGGGCTCTCGCGGGCGGCCCACGACCTGCAGACCCTCTGCGAGTCCGCTCACCGCGAGCTCTGGCTCCAGGTGCCGCGCAGCCTGCGCGTCGCGCGCGACCAGATGGAGCGGCTCGGGCCGCTCTCCTTCTCCTCGGAGACGGTGCGCTGGTCCGCGGTGAACCAGCTGGACCGCAGCGCGGCGGAGGTGGTCCTCCCGAAGCTGCTCCTCGGCGGCGAATGGGCGGGCCAGAACGCCGATCCGGCCCGGCCGAGCTTGCTCGTGGATCGCGTGCGCGAGCTGGTCGGCGCCGAGGCCACGCTGTTCCAGCGCATGAACGAGCGCGGCGACATGCTCCGCGTGGCGACCACGGTGCCCGACGAGAAGGGCGCCCGCGCGATCGGGACCTACATCCCGGCGGTCGATCCCGACGGCGGGGCGAACCCGGTCGTCTCGACCGTGCTGCGCGGCGAGACCTACCGCGGGCGCGCGCGGGTGATCGACCGCTGGTACCTCTCCGGCTACGAGCCGATCCGCGACGCGAGCGGACGCATCGCCGGGATGCTGTTCATCGGGCTGCGGCAGGACTCGCTCGAGGGCATCCGCGCCGGTGTGGCCGCCTCCCGCATCGGGCAGACCGGCGCCATCCACGTGCTCGGGGCGAGCGGCAACCAGCGCGGCAAGTACCTCATCCCGCCGCCCGGCCACGCGGACGGAGAGGACGCGTGGGAGGCGCGCGACGCCCGCGGCGAGGAGTACGTCCAGCGCGTGCTGCGCGCGGCGAAGGAGGCGGAGGGCGGGACGGTCCGCCTGTCCTACGCGCTGCGGGACGGCGCGGGGGCGCCCCGCGAGCGCGTGGCCGCGGTCACCTACTTCGCGCCGTGGGACTGGGTGATCGTCGCGGAGATGGACCGCAGCGAGGCGGTCGCCGCGCTGCGCGAGGTGCAGTCCTCCCTCGCCGCGTCCGCCGTGACGGTGGTGGGCGTCGGCCTGCTGCTCCTCCTCGCGAGCATCTGGGCCGCCCGCAAGGCGGCGAGCCGGCTCGCCGCGCCGCTCGAGGCGATGGCGCTCGCCGCCGAGCGCATCGCCGAGGGAGACGTGCAGCAGGAGGTGACCTACCGCTCGGGCGACGAGGTCGGCCGGCTGGCGGAGGCCTTCCGCGGCACCATCCGTTACATCCAGGAGGTCGCCCGCGGCGCGGCAGCCGTCGCGCGCGGAGACCTCTCCACCCCGCTCGTGCTCCGCTCCGACCGCGACGAGCTGACGCGGAGCTTCCAGTCGGCGCAGTCCGAGCTGCGGCGGCTGGTCGAGGACGCGGGCGCGCTCTCCCAGGCGGCGGTCGAGGGCCGCCTGACGGTGCGGGCGGATCCCTCGCGGCACCAGGGCGACTTCCGCAAGGTGGTGGAGGGCGTGAACGCGACCCTCTCGTCGCTCGTCGGCCACCTCGACGCCATGCCGGCGCCGGCCATGATCGTCGGGACCGAGTTCGACATCCGCTACATGAACCAGACGGGCGCGAGCCTCCTCGGGCGCACGCAGCAGGAGCTCATCGGCACCAAGTGCTACGACAGCTTCCGCACCGGCGACTGCAGAACCGGGCGCTGCGCCGGCGGCCGCGCGATGGCGGAGGGCCGCGAGGTGAGCAGCGAGACCGAGGCCCACCCCGAAGGGCTCGATCTGGAGATCTTCTACTCGGCGGTGCCGCTCCGCGACGGCGACGGGCGCGTGGTGGGCGCGCTCGAGGTGGTGACGGATCAGACCGCCCTCCGGCGGGGCGCCGCGGAGGATGGCGGAGGCCGCAGCGAGGGTCCGGAGTGCCGGCCGTGCCTCGTCCGGTGA
- the fdhD gene encoding formate dehydrogenase accessory sulfurtransferase FdhD — protein MPRPVTAPDPARARAAQLAGRAAATALRRPGGDAVSDLVALEEPLEIRIAGETVGVLMRTPGDDHRLALGYLFSEGIVSSASEFSAVYHCGRPGEEAYGSAIELAPASGARIDWERIEGTRRASASSSACGVCGRRAVEDLVAGLVPPEPIAPVPAALLAEKVEALRDHQPVFAATGGAHVAALWAQDGSLVAAHEDVGRHNAVDKVVGALLLARAEAAAGAPELRPALLTVSSRAGFEIVQKAARARVPIVATVSAPTSLAVELARAAGLTLAGFVRPGRMNVYAGAERLIGL, from the coding sequence GTGCCTCGTCCGGTGACCGCCCCCGATCCGGCCCGCGCGCGCGCCGCGCAGCTCGCGGGGCGCGCCGCGGCCACCGCGCTCCGGCGCCCCGGCGGCGACGCGGTGTCGGACCTCGTGGCCCTCGAGGAGCCGCTCGAGATCCGCATCGCGGGCGAGACGGTCGGCGTGCTGATGCGGACGCCAGGTGACGACCACCGGCTCGCCCTCGGCTACCTCTTCTCGGAGGGCATCGTCTCCTCCGCCTCCGAGTTCAGCGCCGTCTACCACTGCGGCCGCCCGGGCGAGGAGGCGTACGGCAGCGCGATCGAGCTCGCCCCGGCCTCGGGCGCGCGCATCGACTGGGAGCGGATCGAGGGCACCCGGCGCGCGTCCGCCTCCAGCTCCGCCTGCGGCGTGTGCGGGCGGCGTGCCGTCGAGGACCTCGTGGCCGGCCTCGTGCCCCCCGAGCCGATCGCGCCCGTCCCGGCCGCCCTCCTCGCCGAGAAGGTGGAGGCGCTCCGCGATCACCAGCCCGTGTTCGCGGCGACCGGCGGCGCGCACGTCGCGGCGCTGTGGGCGCAGGACGGGTCGCTCGTCGCCGCGCACGAGGACGTCGGGCGCCACAACGCGGTCGACAAGGTCGTCGGCGCGCTCCTGCTCGCGCGGGCGGAGGCCGCCGCCGGCGCACCCGAGCTCCGGCCGGCGCTGCTGACGGTGAGCAGCCGGGCGGGGTTCGAGATCGTCCAGAAGGCCGCCCGCGCGCGCGTCCCGATCGTCGCCACCGTCTCGGCGCCCACCTCGCTCGCGGTGGAGCTCGCGCGGGCCGCCGGCCTCACCCTCGCGGGGTTCGTGCGCCCCGGGCGAATGAACGTCTACGCGGGCGCCGAGCGCCTGATCGGCCTCTGA
- a CDS encoding universal stress protein, which yields MKWIIGLDLRPRCSGALHFATWLTKTVPKAEERFIAVHVLEPDHLRAALKFQHMDEVLAAARDAGHKMLEREAPGDRVQELEIVQASSADEGLAAALARHDADALIVGRIAGRSESALVRLGRVARRLLRRLPAPVVVVPPDVETAGLGSGPVIALTSLDESATEACRFAARLAEQTGRRLVVLHVAPYLELPFLKGATVEEIAREQRRAAEVALGVWLEREGLRADERLVEQGDVLDRADAVAVERDAPLLVIGASRRVALDRLATPSMGRELAATAAVPVAVVPPRA from the coding sequence ATGAAGTGGATCATCGGACTCGACCTGCGGCCGCGCTGCAGCGGCGCCTTGCACTTCGCGACCTGGCTCACCAAGACGGTGCCGAAGGCCGAGGAGCGGTTCATCGCGGTCCACGTGCTGGAGCCGGATCACCTGCGCGCCGCGCTCAAGTTCCAGCACATGGACGAGGTGCTCGCGGCGGCCCGCGACGCCGGCCACAAGATGCTCGAGCGGGAGGCGCCGGGCGATCGCGTGCAGGAGCTCGAGATCGTCCAGGCGAGCAGCGCGGACGAGGGGCTCGCCGCGGCGCTGGCCCGGCACGACGCCGACGCGCTCATCGTGGGGCGCATCGCGGGGCGTTCGGAGTCGGCCCTCGTCCGCCTCGGCCGCGTGGCTCGCCGGCTACTGCGGAGGCTCCCCGCGCCCGTCGTGGTGGTGCCGCCCGACGTCGAGACCGCCGGGCTGGGCAGCGGTCCCGTCATCGCGCTGACGAGCCTCGACGAGTCCGCGACCGAGGCGTGCCGGTTCGCGGCGCGCCTGGCGGAGCAGACGGGCCGCCGGCTCGTGGTGCTCCACGTGGCGCCCTACCTCGAGCTGCCCTTCCTGAAGGGTGCGACCGTGGAGGAGATCGCCCGGGAGCAGCGGCGCGCGGCGGAGGTCGCGCTCGGGGTATGGCTCGAGCGCGAGGGGCTCCGCGCCGACGAGCGGCTCGTCGAGCAGGGCGACGTGCTCGACCGGGCCGATGCCGTCGCCGTGGAGCGCGACGCGCCCCTCCTCGTCATCGGCGCCTCGCGCCGGGTCGCGCTCGATCGCCTCGCCACGCCGAGCATGGGGCGGGAGCTCGCCGCGACGGCGGCGGTCCCCGTCGCGGTCGTGCCGCCGCGCGCGTGA